From the Ensifer adhaerens genome, the window TCGTTGATGCGGAAATAGGTCGACAATTCCATCGGGCAACGAACGCCCTTCGGCACGAAGACGAAGGATCCGTCGGTAAAGACAGCCGAGTTCAGCGTCGCATAGTAGTTGTCGGTCGTCGGAACGACGGAGCCGAGATACTTCTTCACGAGGTCCGGATGTTCGCGGATCGCCTCGGAGATCGACATGAAGATCACGCCGGCCTTCTTCAGCTCTTCCTTGAAGGTGGTGACGACCGAGACGCTGTCGAAGACGGCGTCGACGGCGATCTTCGACTTCTGCACGCCCGCCAGGATTTCCTGTTCCTTCAGCGGAATGCCGAGCTTCTCGTAGACCTTGAGGATTTCGGGGTCGACTTCGTCGAGCGACTTCGGACCAGTCACGCCCTTGGGAGCGGCGTAGTAGTAGATCTCGTTGAAGTCGATCTTCGGATAGCTGACGCGCGCCCAGGTCGGCTCTTCGAGCGTCAGCCAGCGGCGATAGGCCTCAAGACGCCACTCAAGCATCCATTCCGGCTCGCTCTTCTTTGCGGAGATGAAGCGAATGATATCTTCCGAAAGACCCTTCGGGGCCTTCTCGACTTCGATGGTGGTCTCAAAGCCGTATTTGTACTGGTCGACGTCGATCTGACGGACCTGATCAATGGTCTCCTGCACGGCAGGCATGTCGTTCTCCAATCTTGCCGGATCCAAGGTCCGGCAGCTTGTAAACACGATGCGCTCGGCGCACCGCTTATGTAATGGCTAAAAGGCGCTTTTCACCCTGTTTGCCAAGCGGAAAATTGCTTTTCCGCAATTTCATCCATTCGCTCCGCCTCAGGCGGCTTGCCCCGATGCACGGCGTCTTGCTGCTACCTTTGCAAAGGCGGCGGCGCAACGCTCGATTTCGGCCGCCGTCGTCGCCTCGCCGATCGAGATCCGCAGCGCACCCTGGCGCGGATCGTAACCCATCGCCGTCAGCACGTGGCTCTGCCCGACCTTGCCGGACGAGCAAGCCGATCCGGCGGAAAGCGCCACCCCTTCGAGATCGAAGGCGATCTGTCCCGTTTCCGCTTTCAGGCCAGGAAGCGTGAAGAATGTCGTGTTGCCAACGCGCGAAACGTCGCGACCATGTATGACCACATCGCCAGCAGCTGCCAGCATGTCGCCTTCGAGCTTGTCGCGCAGCGCGGCAATCGCGCTCATCCGCTGGCCGACGCCTTCGCCGGCGATCCTGGCGGCCGCGGCGAAGCCAGCAATTGCCACCGGATTTTCAGTGCCCGAACGATGGCCCTTCTCCTGTCCGCCGCCGCGGATTAGCGGTGCGGGCATCATCACCTCGCCGCGCGCCACCAGCGCGCCGGCGCCCTTTGGGCCACCGATCTTGTGCGAAGAGACAATGAGGAAATCGGCGCCGAGCTCTTCAATCGAGAGCGGCACGCGGCCGGCGGCCTGAACCGCGTCGACGACGAGAATGCCGCCATGGGCACGAACGATCTCGGCGATCTCGGCAATCGGCTGGATGATACCGGTCTCGTTGTTGACCAGCATGACGGCAACCATCGGCAAGCCAAGCTGGCGATCATGCACCGCCAACAGGTCCCGAAGCGCCTGAAGGTCGATGATTCCCGCGGAGGTCACGGGGATTTCACTGACGGCATCGCGCGGGAATCGCCCGCCTTCGCGTACCGCCGGATGTTCGATCGCCGAGGCATAGAGCCGGCCGATCTTCAGCGGTGTGCGTCCCATGCGGAAATCGGGCGTCAGCACAAGATTCGCTGCTTCCGTTGCGCCGCTGGTAAATATGACGCTCGCAGGCTTTGCGCCGCAAAGCGCGGCTACATCGCGGCGGGCATTTTCGATGAGCGTGCGCAGCGCACGGCCCTCGCCATGGACGGAAGAAGGGTTGCCGACAAGGTCGAGCGCGAACAGGCAGGCCTCGCGCGCTTCGCTCAGAAGCGGCGCCGTGGCGTTCCAGTCCATGTAGATGCGCGAACTCGACATGATTTCCTTCGCTAGAACAACAGGCTGCGACCCGGCAACCTCTGGCGATGCATTTTCCTTGAATTTTCCGCGTCGCTTGCCTTAAGAGACGAAGCACAAGGCGGAATGCCCGCACAGAAGTTTTGAACGGTTCTAAACTAGGTTTTAGAAAAGCTGACTGCTTTCGTCAAGACTGATCGCGATCTGAACCCAAGATTCGAACCAGGAACACTCCCGGAGAACCAATGCCCGAAATCATCTTCAACGGACCCGCTGGCCGCCTCGAAGGCCGCTATCAGCCTTCGAAGCAGAAGAGCGCACCGATCGCCATCATCCTGCACCCGCATCCGCAGTTTGGCGGCACGATGAACAACCAGATCGTCTACCAGCTCTTCTACATGTTCCAGAAGCGCGGCTTCACCACGCTCCGGTTCAATTTTCGCGGCATCGGTCGCAGCCAGGGTGAGTTCGACCATGGCGCCGGAGAGCTATCGGACGCGGCATCGGCGCTCGACTGGGTGCAGAGCCTGCATCCCGATTCCAAGAGCTGCTGGGTTGCCGGTTATTCCTTCGGTGCCTGGATCGGCATGCAGCTCTTGATGCGTCGCCCGGAGATCGAAGGCTTCATGGCCGTCGCTCCGCAGCCGAACATCTACGACTTCTCGTTCCTGGCGCCCTGCCCGTCTTCGGGCCTGATCATCAACGGCGATTCCGACAAGGTCGCGCCGGAGAAGGACGTGAATGGTCTCGTCGAGAAGCTTAAAGCCCAGAAGGGCATTCTCATCACCCACCGCACCGTTCCGGGCGCCAACCACTTCTTCAATGGCCAGGTCGATGGCCTGATGACGGAGTGCGAGGACTACCTCGACCGTCGCCTCAACGGCGAACTGACGCCGGAGCCGGCTGCCAAGCGCATTCGCTGACCCCTGGTAGATTGACAAAAAGGGCCGCGCGTTCTTCGGATCGCGCGGCCCTTTTCGTTTCAGGCTAGCCTTGCGGGCGGCTGATCCACTGCGGCACAGTCGGATTGACGACGGTGGTCGGCACATCCGCGCACTCGACGCGGTTTCTTCCGTTCGCCTTGGCTGAGTAGAGCGCCTTGTCGGCGCGCTGCATGACAGGATCAAGGGCCTCGCCGCTACCGGCGGCGGTGACGCCGAAGCTCGCCGTTACGCGCGCTGCTTCCGGCAAGCCGGCGATCTGCTGGGACATGATGGCAGCGCGCATGCCATGGGCGACGACGCGGGCTTCCGACAGGTCGGTACAGGGCAAGAACACTGCGAATTCCTCACCGCCAAGGCGACCGGCCACGGCACGGTTCGGCATGACGTCCATCAGCACCCGCGCAAAGCGACGGATCACCTCGTCACCGGCAAGATGGCCATAGGTGTCGTTGACCAGCTTGAAGCGATCGAGGTCGGCGAGAATAAGTGTGCCTGGCGTCTGGGTGGCACGCGCATGCAAGAGCGGCATGACGCGATCCATAAAGCCACGGCGATTGTAGAGCCCTGAAAGCAGGTCGATTTCCGAACGGGCCTGCACATCGTCGATGATGTCCTTGACCATCACGCCGAGCATGGCAAGTCCTGCTCCGACGATCAACATCGCACCGAGTGCCTGGGAAATGAGCGCGAACGGGCTCGAAACGTAATCTTGAGCGGAGGCGCCAGAGCCGGCGGCCACGGCCGCATAGATCTTCACGAGATAATAAAGCGAGCAGAGTGCCAGCAGGCCGAAAAGCAGCCAGTCGAAGAACGAGCGACGTCCTGAACGCAGCACCACGGACGCGGTCCACATCTGGATCAGGAAGAAGGGTAGCTGGTAGGGAATGGCATGCTGCCAGGTGCCGCGCGGCAGATCGAAAATGGCCACATCCAACGCGACACCGGCGATAAAGCATGCGCCCAGCACCGGCCAACGCACCGGGACCTCATAGAAGAGACCGAGCCCGAACCGCAGAAGGCAGAAGCCGCCAAGCATGCAGGCGAAGGCGCCGATAGCAAAGAGCCGCGGCGTGGACGAGAAGGGAACGATTGCTTCGCAAACGGCCGCAAGCGAGGCGACAGCGAAACCGGCGGCACACCACAGGGCCGCGCGGCGCTGGCGGCTTTTTGCAGCGATGGTGAGGAATGCGGCCGTGAAAATCTGCGCAATGATGAAGTTCACAGCCAGCAGAGAAAGCGCACCACCCATCGAAGAACCCGAAACCTTCGTATTGCGGCGAGCCGCTCTTCGCCACCACACGTGGTAGCGGATGCCGATCCTAATTGGCCGATGCGAAGAATTGATTAATCCGTACGGTGGATACGATACACCGTTTCGGGCTTTTCAGCGAGCAGGTCTGGCAGCTTGTTTTCCGCCCGTGACGGGCTGACGGACACCCGTCGTGCCTGGATAGGTGAGCGGTAATCTCCGCAAGGAGCGCACGGCGAGGTAAGCCCAGGCCTCGGCTTCCATGGAATCGCCGTTGAAGCCGGCATCCTCCGCCGGCAGAACCACGGCGCCCGTCTCCTTCGCCAGCGCCGCGAGGTCGCGCATGATCACCGGGTTGAGGCGGCCTCCGCCGCAAACGATGTAGGTGGATGGTCGCTGCGGCAAATGCCCGGCCGATTTGAGAATGGCTGCTGCCGTCACATGGGCAAGCGTGCGGGCACCGTCGGCCAGGCCGGCGTCGCTTCCCGACGGCGGCGCGAAATCGTTTCTGTCGAGCGAGCGGCGCTGCTTGGCTGTGAAGAAAGGACTGGCGAGGTAACGCGACGCGAGATCGGGCAGAACGGTGCCTTCGCTCGCGATCATGCCGCCCTGGTCGTAGGGAATGCCGGCGTGCGCCTCGACCCATTGATCGATCAGCGTGTTGCCGGGGCCGCTATCATAGGCAACGAGCGTCTCGCCGGCGCCGATGAAGGTCAGGTTGGAAATGCCGCCGATGTTGACGAAGACGACCGGCGCCGCGACGCCGGCTGCGCCTCGCGCCAGAGCGGCGTGATAGGCGGGGATCAGCGGTGCGCCCTGCCCGCCATGCACCATATCGTTGGCGCGCATGTCGTAGACGACGTCGATGCCGGTTTCGCCGGCAAGC encodes:
- a CDS encoding cysteine desulfurase family protein; translation: MSSSRIYMDWNATAPLLSEAREACLFALDLVGNPSSVHGEGRALRTLIENARRDVAALCGAKPASVIFTSGATEAANLVLTPDFRMGRTPLKIGRLYASAIEHPAVREGGRFPRDAVSEIPVTSAGIIDLQALRDLLAVHDRQLGLPMVAVMLVNNETGIIQPIAEIAEIVRAHGGILVVDAVQAAGRVPLSIEELGADFLIVSSHKIGGPKGAGALVARGEVMMPAPLIRGGGQEKGHRSGTENPVAIAGFAAAARIAGEGVGQRMSAIAALRDKLEGDMLAAAGDVVIHGRDVSRVGNTTFFTLPGLKAETGQIAFDLEGVALSAGSACSSGKVGQSHVLTAMGYDPRQGALRISIGEATTAAEIERCAAAFAKVAARRRASGQAA
- a CDS encoding sensor domain-containing diguanylate cyclase, with the protein product MGGALSLLAVNFIIAQIFTAAFLTIAAKSRQRRAALWCAAGFAVASLAAVCEAIVPFSSTPRLFAIGAFACMLGGFCLLRFGLGLFYEVPVRWPVLGACFIAGVALDVAIFDLPRGTWQHAIPYQLPFFLIQMWTASVVLRSGRRSFFDWLLFGLLALCSLYYLVKIYAAVAAGSGASAQDYVSSPFALISQALGAMLIVGAGLAMLGVMVKDIIDDVQARSEIDLLSGLYNRRGFMDRVMPLLHARATQTPGTLILADLDRFKLVNDTYGHLAGDEVIRRFARVLMDVMPNRAVAGRLGGEEFAVFLPCTDLSEARVVAHGMRAAIMSQQIAGLPEAARVTASFGVTAAGSGEALDPVMQRADKALYSAKANGRNRVECADVPTTVVNPTVPQWISRPQG
- a CDS encoding anhydro-N-acetylmuramic acid kinase — its product is MTQTRTAIGLMSGTSMDGIDVALLRTDGDAIVERGPSAGFAYDARFRDRLKQGLVDAKSIKQRDQRPGALSELERDLTLRHAEAVNAFLQQNSLKPADIDVIGFHGQTVLHRPDDALTVQIGDGALLAGETGIDVVYDMRANDMVHGGQGAPLIPAYHAALARGAAGVAAPVVFVNIGGISNLTFIGAGETLVAYDSGPGNTLIDQWVEAHAGIPYDQGGMIASEGTVLPDLASRYLASPFFTAKQRRSLDRNDFAPPSGSDAGLADGARTLAHVTAAAILKSAGHLPQRPSTYIVCGGGRLNPVIMRDLAALAKETGAVVLPAEDAGFNGDSMEAEAWAYLAVRSLRRLPLTYPGTTGVRQPVTGGKQAARPAR
- a CDS encoding alpha/beta hydrolase, whose product is MPEIIFNGPAGRLEGRYQPSKQKSAPIAIILHPHPQFGGTMNNQIVYQLFYMFQKRGFTTLRFNFRGIGRSQGEFDHGAGELSDAASALDWVQSLHPDSKSCWVAGYSFGAWIGMQLLMRRPEIEGFMAVAPQPNIYDFSFLAPCPSSGLIINGDSDKVAPEKDVNGLVEKLKAQKGILITHRTVPGANHFFNGQVDGLMTECEDYLDRRLNGELTPEPAAKRIR